The Odocoileus virginianus isolate 20LAN1187 ecotype Illinois chromosome 3, Ovbor_1.2, whole genome shotgun sequence genome includes a window with the following:
- the LOC110140563 gene encoding small ribosomal subunit protein uS8-like — protein sequence MVRMNVLADALKSINNTEKRGKHQVRIRPCSKVIVRFLTVMMKHGYIGEFEIIDDHRAGKIVVNLTGRLNKCGVISPRFDVQLKDLEKWQNNLLPSCQFGFIVLTTSAGIMDREEARRKHTGGKILGFFF from the coding sequence ATGGTGCGCATGAATGTCCTGGCTGATGCTCTCAAAAGTATCAACAACACTGAAAAGAGAGGCAAACACCAGGTCCGTATTCGACCATGCTCCAAAGTCATCGTCAGGTTTCTAACAGTGATGATGAAGCATGGTTACATTGGCGAATTTGAAATTATTGATGATCACAGGGCTGGGAAAATTGTTGTGAACCTCACAGGCAGGCTAAATAAGTGTGGAGTGATCAGCCCCAGATTTGATGTGCAACTcaaagatctagaaaaatggcagaataaCCTGCTCCCATCCTGTCAGTTTGGTTTCATTGTACTGACAACCTCAGCTGGCATCATGGACCGTGAAGAAGCAAGACGAAAACATACAGGAGGGAAAATCCTTGGATTCTTTTTCTAG